In Mycobacterium sp. ITM-2016-00317, the genomic window CGATGCCCGGCGGTGCCGCGATCACATCGGGAATCCGGTTCACGAGCTGGGTGCACGTGGTCGTCTGTGTGGGCACGGTTCCGTTGGACAGGAACAGGTTCGGCTCACCTTCGATGGTCCACTCGTTGATGTCACCTTCGCCGGTCCCGTATACCCGGCCCGACATCTCGAAGACGAAGGCGGGCCCCTCCGCGGTCTCGATCCGGTCGATATCGGTGAATCCAACGACGTCCCCAGGTGCGAGGTCGATGCCGAGCGCATCTGAACGCATTGGCGCGAAGGCGATGTCGGGTCGAGTGGTGGTGCTGATCGAGCTGACGGTCAGGCCGGTGTCGGAGACCAGCGCGTCGAGCACGTTCCGACCGAAGGTCGGAGGGCGCTGCGCACCCCGGACCCACTCCTCGAATTCTGCAACCGTGCGCCCCACCTGCTGAGCCGTCGCCAGCTCGGGACCGAAGTCGTCGACGTTCCAACTCGCCTTGCCGCAGACGGTGTCGATCCGGTGTGCGGTACCCATCA contains:
- a CDS encoding dihydrodipicolinate reductase; translation: MNSIVAGMLIDKGVEIVGAIARSPQKVGQDLGDVIGLGRPLGVTVSGDAAAVFAQTRPDVAVIAVNSYLTDAVEQLRICAEHGVNAVTLSEEMLYPWDTSPELAAELDALAKSTGATLTGTGFQDTFWVNMVALLMGTAHRIDTVCGKASWNVDDFGPELATAQQVGRTVAEFEEWVRGAQRPPTFGRNVLDALVSDTGLTVSSISTTTRPDIAFAPMRSDALGIDLAPGDVVGFTDIDRIETAEGPAFVFEMSGRVYGTGEGDINEWTIEGEPNLFLSNGTVPTQTTTCTQLVNRIPDVIAAPPGIVTVDKLPRLRYRTRF